CATGCTGAAGCCGTTGTACAAGGGCCCGAACCAGGTACCCAACGCCGTCGAGCCGATCCTGGAGTCCTCCATGGACCTTGACGTCGTTGTGGACCCGGAACTGGTGGCTCCCCTTCAGGAGTGGCTGCCGGAGCATGCCCACCGGATTACCACCTGGAAGCAGTAGGGAAGCAGTAGGGAAGCAGTAGGGAAGCCTGCCCGGGGCAGTACCCGCTAGCGGCCGCGGTGGCCGGCGGATTTGTCCTCAGCCGGCTTTTCCTCCAGCGGGTCCGGATCGAGGAAGGCCACGGTGAGGACAGCGGCGGTCTGCTCGATCTGCCACTCCCGGGCACCGAGTTCGCGCAGCGCGGCGCCCACGGTCTCCAGGTTGATCTCGGCAGGCGGCCGCCAGGCCAGACGCCGCAGATGGTCCGGCGTGAGCAGGTTCTCCAGCGGCAGGTTCAGCTTCTCGGCCAGCGCGGTGAGCCGCGGTTTGGCGGTCTGCAGGCGGGCAGCGGCAGCCGGATCATTCTTGGCCCAGACGCGGGGAGGCGGCGGGGCATGGGTCGGGATATGCAGCGGGGGCAGGTCCGCAGTAGAGCGCGCCGCGGAGATGCAGCGGAGCCAGCGCGGTGCCTCCTTCTGCGCGGCACGGCCGTGGAAGCCGGGGGTCTTGAGCAGCTGCGGCACCGTCGTCGGCATGGCCCGGGCGGCGGCGACAATAGCGGAATCCGGAATGAGCCGGCCGGGGGCGGTGTCCCGCAGTTCGGCCAGGTGCTCGCGTTCGGTCCAGAGTTCGCGGACGGCGGCCAGCTGGCGGCGGTCCCGGAGCTGGTGCATGCCGGAGGTGCGGCGCCAGGGATCCACCCGCGGGGGCGCCGGCGGAGCGGTACGGATGGCTTCGAATTCCTCCTCGGCCAGTTCCAGCTTGCCGGCTTCCTCCAAAACGCGGATCAGTTCCAGGCGCAGCTCGGCGAGGACCTCGACGTCGAGCGCGGCGTAGCGCAGCCACGGTTCGGGCAGCGGGCGGGTGGACCAGTCCGCAGCCGAATGTTCCTTGGCCAGCGAGAAGCCGAGCAGGGTTTCGATGACGGCGGCCAGGCCCACGCGGGGCAGTCCGGCGAGGCGGGCCGCCAGTTCGGTGTCGAAAAGCTTATCGGGCCACATGCCCAGGGCCGAAAGGCAGGGCAGGTCCTGGGTTGCGGCATGCAGGATCCACTCGACGCCGCTCAGGGCCTCGTTGATGATGCGCAGGTCGTTGAAGGCTTCCGGATCGATCAGCCAGGTACCGGCACCTTCGCGGCGGATCTGGACCAGGAACGCGCGCTGGCCGTAGCGGAATCCGGAAGCGCGTTCGGCATCGACACCGGCCGGGCCGGTGCCCGCGGCCAGGGCGGCGGCGGCCCGTTCGAGGCCGCGCTGGGAATCAATGACCAGCGGCACGCCGTCCCGCGGCATTTCCAGCACCGGAATCGGCTGTGGCTCCGGCTGTTCCCCGGCTGAAGCGGGTGTGGTGCTGGACTGGTTTTCGGTCGTGCCGGGTATGTGCGCGGTCATAAGGATTCCATTCTACCGAGGAAGCCAGCGGCTGCGGACAGCGGGGACAGCCCACGGGTCCGCGCCTGCGGCAGGTGCGGCGCTCAGCTCCGGCGTCGGCCGGGAAGGGGGGTGACGCCGTCGGGCAGCGGGGGCAGGCCGGCGAAGGTGCAGACCATGTCCGACCAGGCTTCCAGATGGGACTGCACGTCGGCGTCGGCCGGAGTCCAGGAGGCGCGGAGTTCAATGTCGATCGAATCATCCCGGCGCTCGAGGGTGCCGTAACTCTCCGACAGCACCCGGGTGGCCGTTCCGCCGGCCATGGAGTATCGGGCGTTGTGCTGCTCCAGCGCTTCCACCAGCCAGGTCCAGGCGACGGAGCCGAGCAGTTGGTCATTGCCCATGTCCGGTTCCAGTTCGGCGCGGATATAGGTGACGATGCGGAAGGTGCCGTTCCAGACGGGGGAGCCGGCGGGATCGTGGAGCAGGATGAAGCGTCCGGTGGCCAGCTCCAGCTGGTCGGGGACCGGCGGTGCGGCGGGTCCGTGCAGGCTGCCCGGACCGACGGGGCCGGGAGCCAGAACCTCGGCGCCGAGGGAGACGGCATACGGGGCCAGCCGCGTGGGTGCCGGAATTTCTTCCAGCTTCAGCTCCGCCCGGCAGGCCGCCCGGCGCAGGGCACCGAGCGCGGTCAGGAAATCCGGGGGCACCTGGGACAGGTCACCTATTGCACTCACCTCCGCAGACTACGGGCTGTGCAGCGCCGGGGGCGGGGCAGGCTCGCCGCTGTGGCCGTTTCGTTACCTGCCGTCCATGCCGCGCAAGCGGCCGGACAGCAGGCAACGGAAGGCTCAGCGTGCGGCCAGCGGTGCCGGATCCGCAGCGACTTCGCGGGCGATGGCCGCAGCGAAGGCATCAACATCATCCTCGGAGGTATCGAAGGTGCACATCCAGCGCACCTCACCGGTGGACTGGTCCCAGTCGTAGAACCGGAAGTCGCCGCGCAGCCGGTCGGCGACACCGGCAGGCAGCTTGGCGAAGACAGCGTTGACCTGGCTGGGCTGGGTGATTTCCACCCCGTCGATCTGCTCGACGGCGGCTCGCAGACGACTCGCCATGGCATTTGCGTGCGAGGCCGAGCGGTGCCACAGGTCCGTACCGTACAGGGTGACGAACTGGGCGGAGATGAACCGCATCTTGGAGGCCAGCTGCATGTTCATCTTGCGCAGGTAGTCCAGTCCGGGGGAGGCTTCCGGGTCGAAGGTGATGATGCATTCGCCGTACATCATCCCGTTCTTGGTGCCGCCCAGGGAGAGGATGTCCACGCCGGCGTCGGCGGTCATTTCCTTGAAGGACACGCCCAGCGCTGCGGCCGCGTTGCCCAGCCGGGCGCCGTCCATGTGCAGCTTCATTCCGCGTGCGTGGATGTGGTCCGCTATCGCGGCGATCTCCTCCACTGTGTACAGCGTGCCGAGCTCGGTGGACTGGGTGATGGAAACGGCCAGCGGCTGCGCGCGGTGCTCGTCGCCCCAGCCCCACGCCTCACGGTCGATCAGCTCGGGCGTGAGCTTGCCGTCGTCGGTCGGGATGCCCAGCAGCTTCATGCCGCCGATCCGCTCCGGTGCGCCGTTCTCGTCCACGTTGATGTGCGCCGTCGTCGGGCAGATGACCGCACCCCAGCGGGGCAGCAGGGACTGCAGGGCGGTGACGTTCGCGCCGGTGCCGTTGAAGACCGGGAACGCGCGGATGTGGTTGCCGAACTGGTCGGTCAGGACCTCTCGCAGCTTCGCGGTGTACACATCTTCGCCGTAGGCCACCTGGTGGCCCTGGTTCGCGGCGGTCAGTGCGGCGAGGATTTCCGGATGGACACCGGAGTAGTTGTCGGAAGCAAAAGCCTTAATTGCGGTGTCGTGCAGGGGGAGTATGTCAGTCACGGTTCCTAGTATCTCTTACGTTGATGTAGTTCAGGTCACGTCGACGGTACGAGGCGAATCCGCTGCCCGTTGACCTCTGCGGCATCCTGCTGGAAGAGCCGGACGACGGCGGCCGCCAGGTCCGCGACGTCGGTGTAGCCGGGGAACCTGCGGTCCGGGGCTGCGGCGCGCTCAGCGGAGTCCACCAGAGCCTTGACCACGAAGACGACGGCGGCGGCGCGCTGGGGTTCCGGGTTATCCTTCCGTCCGGACTGGGCGCCGCGGAACCCTGCAGCGATGGCCCGGACCCAGGCTTCGGCCGCGGCTTTGGCAGCCGCGTATCCCGCGCCGGCGGCCGTGGGGGACTCCACCGCCGTGGAGGAGACGATCGCCAGCCGTCCGCCCGGGGAGGCCTCGAGCTGGTCGTAGAAGCTGCGGCTGACATTTCGCAGGGTGCGCAGGATGTTCGTTTCCAGGAAGTCCCAGTCCTGCTCGCTCTGGGAGCCGATGCCGGTGCCGGCCCGCCAGCCGCCCACGAGGTGGATCAGGCCGTCGATCCCGCCGTAGATATCCTGCATGTCGGCCGCCAGGGCCGCCACTTCGCCGGCGTCGCTGAGGTCGCAGGTGCGCAGGTCGGCGTCGTACAGGTGGAACAGCGTGTTCTCGAGCCGTGCAGCATCGCGGCCAACCGCAACCACCTTGGCACCCCCCGCCTCCAGGGCTTCGCAGACGGCGGTGCCCGAGGGGCTCCCGGCGCCGGCCACCAAGACGGTCCGGCCCTTCAGCGGGGCCGCGGCTGCCGTGCCGGGTTCAGTGCTCATTCGGGGGTGCCTCCCGTGCTGTAGCCGGTGATCCCGGCCGTGGATTCGATCACCGGGGCCATCTTCTTGGACAGGGCTTCGTAGAACATGGAGAGCGGGAATTCGTCGTCGAGCACCTGGTCGGTAAGGCCGCGCGGCGGTCCGTCCAGCGGCAGGGCCTGCGGGCCGCGGGCCCAGACCGAGGCCGGGTTCGGCGTCAGTGTTCCTGCCACCAGATCGTACGCCGCCAGCCAGTGCGCCGTCTTGGGCCGGTCGATGGAACGCCAGTAGAGTTCCTCGATTTCGGCACCGAGCCGGACGACGACGTCGGCCGCTTCCTCCCAGTCGATGCTGAGCTTTCCGTCGGTCCAGTGGAGTACGTGGTTCTGGTGCATCCAGGCGAAGAGCAGCTGGCCGCCGAGGCCGTCGTAGTTGCGCACCCGGCTGCCGGTGATCGCGAAGCGGAAGATGCGGTCGAAGATCACTGCGTACTGCACCAGCCGGGCGTGCCGGCGGGTTTCCTCGGGGGCGTCCTCGTTGCGCTGGATCTTCACGGCTTCGCGGAACGCGGTGAGGTCGCAGCGCAGTTCCTCCAGGGAGTAGAGGAAGTAGGGCATGCGCTGCTTGATCATGAACGGATCGAACGGCAGGTCCCCGCGCATGTGCGTGCGGTCGTGGATGAGGTCCCACGTGATGAAGGTTTCCTCGGTGAGCTGCTGGTTGTTCAACAGTTCGGCGGCCTCGGCCGGCAGCTGCAGGGAGGTGATGTCCGCGGCGGCGGCCAGGACCTTGCGGAAGCGGGCGGCCTCGCGGTCGGCGAAGATGGCGCCCCAGGTGAAGGCGGGGGTTTCGCGCACGGCCACGGTTTCCGGGAAGAGCACGGCGGAGTTGGTGTCGTAGCCCGGGGTGAAGTCCAGGAAGCGGATGGGGACGAAGAGCCCGTTCGAGTACTCGCCGGCCTCGAGCTCGGCGACAAACTCAGGCCAGATGACCTCGATCAGCACGGCTTCCACGAGGCGGTTGGTGCTGCCGTTCTGGGTGTACATGGGGAAGACCACCAGATGGGACAGTCCGTTCACGCGGTCCCGCTGCGGGGCGAAGGCCATCAGTGAATCCAGGAAATCCGGTTCCTTGTCCAGTCCGCCGTCCACCCAGCGCTCAAAGTCTTCCACCACCAGGCGCAGGTACCCGGCGTCGTGCGGGAAGGCCGGCGCCAGGGCCGTGACGGCAGCGGCAATGGTTCCGATCAGTTCGACTGCCTGTCCGTGGTGTTCCGGATCCACGGAACCGTTCTTGTTCTGCAGGGGCTGCAGGGCCGTGGCCGCCGCCTTCAGCGCCTTCCAGGCTTCGGATTCCTCGGGCCGGACGTCGGAGGTAACGGCGGCGAAAACCGGGCGGGAGAGTGAGGGGAAAACTGGGGAGGACATGGTGCAGTGCCTTCCGGGAAGGGCCTTCCCGTGAGACCGGGGGCGGCAGGTGGAGTAGTTGCGGCCAGCATACTCACAAATTCCTAACGCTTACCTGAAAGCACCGGATAAATTAGCAATCCTTATGCTCAACGAGATGTGGCGGGGGTCACTCCGATGGTCTCGCTTGGGTCCGACGGCGAATGGCCGCCTTCTCGCCGGGGTTCGTTCTCGATGGGCATCTCGGGGATGGCGCTGTCCATGCGCTCGGGTGTCCAGTACTCCAGCGCCTCGGCAGCCTCGCCGGGTTCGGCGGTCCGGGAGACAGACAGCGCGCAGGGGTCGGGGTCAGTCGGCGTTGCCTCGGGGGCAGCCTTGTCCGGCGGGGTCGGCTGTTCCGGGACAGACTGGCCCGCAGGCACGGGATCTATGGCGTCCACCGGTCCAGCCGGCGCTGCGTCCGCGCCGCTCGGGCACTCGATCTGCGGGCCAGGGAGGACCGCCGGTGCGGGTTCGATGCTCCGGGTCTGCTCAGCCGGCGCCGAGCCCGCGCCGCCCCCGCATCCAGTGGTTAGCAGTGCGGCAGCCAGGAGTACCCAGCATGCCGCTATCCCTTTACGCATCATTCGGGCAGGCTAGCGCAGTTGGGCAGCCAACGGTGCGGAATGCGGAATCAGTTCGGTTTCTTTTGTGGACGCGGCCTGTCCTTCACCTGCTGTACAGGTGACTGATGCCTAGTAGCCGCGGCTGCTGTTGGGCGATTCGGTTCCGATGACCGTCAGGGACACCTCCGGGTGGTTCTTTTCCACCCGGCGCAGCGCCCAGACATCGTTGAAAACGGCCACGTAGGCGCCGTCGGTGCGTACCAGGACCTCGGCCCCATGCACGTTGGACAGGATTTCCACGGCGTCCACGGTGGTCAGCCGGGCCAGCGAGTAGGAGAGCTGCTCGTAGCGCATGGGCGCATTGAAGTCCTGCGTCATGCGGTCCTCGACCACTTCGAACTGCATCGGGCCGACTGCTGCCAGGACAGGTGCCTGATCGCCGCGCCGGTCCGAGCGCAGCACCTGGATGATGCCCTCGTGCTCGAGCTGGTCGATGCCGCGCCGGAACTGCTTGTACCGGCTGGGGTCCTGGGACCGGGCCACGCGGAAGTGTTCGGGGGAGAAGAACGGAATGGGCGGGTATTCCACCGGTTCCTCGACGTAGAGGCTGTCGCCCACCCGCAGGGCGGAAGCGTTGACCAGCCCGACGACGTCGCCCGGGTAGGCCTGGTCAATCACTTCGCGTTCGCGGCCGAACAGGTGCTGGGCGTACTTGGTGGCGAAGGTTTTGCCGGTGTTGGAGTGTGTGACCACCATGCCGCGTTCGAAGATGCCGGAGCAGACACGGATGAATGCCACGTGGTCGCGGTGGGCCTTGTTCATGCCGGCCTGCACCTTGAACACGAAGCCGGAGAACGGCGCCTCGACGGGGCGGAGCCCGCCGTCCTTGTCCTCGCGGGCGGAGGCCGACGGCGCGAGATCCACCAGGGCGTCCAGGATCTGCTTGACGCCGAAGTTCAGGGCTGCCGAGGAGAAGAGGATGGGGGTGGCCTTGGCGTCCAGGAACTTGTTGCGGTCGAACTCGCGGCCGTCGATGACCAGCTCGGCTTCGTCCAGCGAATCGGTCCAGGCGTCGCCTTCGCGGGCCAGGGCGTCTTCGGGGCTGAAGTGTTCTTCCTTCGCCAGCGAGGCGCCGGAGTTCTGCCGTTCGAAGTGGACGTATTCGTCCTTCTGCAGGTCCCAGACGCCGCGGAAATCGCCGGCGATGCCCACGGCCCAGGTCAGCGGCATCGGCTCGAGGCCGGTGCGTTCGGTGATCTCGTCCATCAGGGCCAGCGGATCCAGGCCGGGCCGGTCCCACTTGTTGATCACGGTGATGATGGGCAGGTTCCGGGCACGGCAGACCTCGAAGAGCTTCATGGTCTGGGTTTCCAGGCCCTTGGCGGCGTCCACCAGCATCACGGCGCAGTCCACCGCGGCGAGGACGCGGTAGGTGTCCTCGGAGAAGTCGGCGTGGCCGGGCGTGTCCAGCAGGTTGATCACGGTGTCGCGGTAGGCGAACTGCAGGGCCGTGGAGCTGATGGAGATGCCGCGGTCCTTTTCCATCTGCATCCAGTCGGAGACCGTTTCGCGGCGGTTTTCCTTGCCGTTGGTGGCACCGGCCGTGCCGATCACCCGGGCGTGCAGGGCCAGCGCTTCGGTAAGCGTGGACTTACCGGCGTCGGGGTGCGAGATCACGGCAAAGGTACGCCGGCGGGCGGACTCCTTGACGATCTCTTTGGTGGCGGTGGCGCTGACGGGGGTGGAAACCTGTTGGGACACTCCGCTGCTTTCAGACTCTGGTGGGTGGGACTGCCGGCGGGGGAACTGCTTACTGCCGGGCAGTCGGCTGCTCAGAACACAGCTTTTTCATTCTACCCGCCCTGTGTCGGGCACCCGGACGGGTGTGTCGGTGCCGCCGTCGTCGCCGTCACCCGCGTTGCCGGCCGGGTGTGCGTGCCGGGAGAGCAGGGGCACTCCCGCAAGCAGGCACACGGCGGCCATGGCCGTCACCAGCACCTGGTAGGGCAGGATCCCGATGAGTACCGCCGCAAGCATCGAGGCCCCCACCTGGGGAAGGTTGGTCATTACCTGCGTTACGGCCGCGGTCCGGCCCTGCATGCCCGGCGGTGTTTCTTCCTGCCGCAGCGTGACAAAGGCGATGATCATCCAGGAAGCGCCCGTGCCCACCGCCGCGACGCCGGCCATCACCAGGGGCAGGAAGGCAAGCGCGGTGGTCAGTACGCCGCCGGCAAGCAGGGCGACGCCGAAGACCATGCAGCGACGGATCCCGAAACGCCGGATCACCAGGCTTGCCGTGAGCCCGCCCAGAACCGCCATGACTCCCTGCGCGCCCAACAGCACGCTGAGGAACTCCGGCGGCTTCCCCAGGCCCTGCTCCACCGTCGCGAAGACCGTCACGTTGAGGATTCCGGTGGCTCCCATGGCGATGCCCAGGGTCAGCAGGGCGCGGCCGAGCAGGCGGTGCCGTGCCATGGAACGGACCCCCGCCGTCGTGCTCTGCCAGAACGTCTCACCGGCATCCCGGACGGTGACCGTTTCGGCCAGTTTCAAGGTGGCCAGGATCAGCGCGGCCACAAGGAAGCAGGCGCTGGCGAGCAGTACAACGGTGTGCATTCCCCAGAGGGCGAGCATTCCGGCTCCTGCCAGCGGCGAGACGATGCGCAGGCCCTGGTCAATGCTGCTCAGGATGCCGTTTGCCGGGGCGAGGAGGCGGGTGTCCAGCAGGTCGCGGAGCAGTCCGGATTGGGCGGCTGCAGTGATGTAGGAGGAAATGGCGTAAACGAAGATGACGGCATAGACCAGCCACACGGTGTCGACGCCGCGGACAGCCAGGAGGGCCAGGACGACGACGCCGGCGCCCAGGTTGTTGATGATGAGCAGCGGTCGACGCCGGTAGCGGTCTGCCAGCCGGCCGGTGAAGGGTGCCAGCAGGGCCGGGAGGCCGAGGGCCGCGAAGACGAGGCCTGCGGCGGCGTCGCTGCCGGTGAGCTGCTTCACCCAGATGGCGGCGGTCAGGAACAGCACCGAGTCGCCGAAGTTGGAGAACACCCAGGCGAACGCCAGTCTTCGGAAGCCGGGAACGCGCAGGACGTCGCGGTTGGTTCCCACTGCCGGCGGCGTCGTTGTCATTCCGGCCCCGGATCAACATTGAGGACGGAGAACAGGCGGACCGGGACCGCTCCTTCGGGGCGTTGGACCGGGTTCTCCCAGCGGCCTTCGAAGCGTCGGGCCAGCTGCCACAGGTCTTCGCGCAGCTGCAGGATTTCTTCGTGGGTGGCGTAGGTGCGGGCCTCGTGCACCGTGGACACCTCGAGGTCCTCCGGGGGAAGTGCGGGGGAGCGGCGGAGCCAGGACTGGATGCGTGCCAGCTGGCGGTCCACCTCTATGGCGGCCACGGCGGAAACCGCGTGCACGGAGCCGGGCGCCTCCGGATCGATGACGTGCGAGCGGTGGAGTGCAACCGTCTTCCACGGCTTTTCCCGCCCTGCCTGCTGGACCTGTTCGATGAAGCCGTGCCTGGCCAGGATGCGCAGGTGGTAGGAGCAGCTGGCTACGGATTCGCCGATGGCTGCGGCGCACTGAGTTGCCGTGGCCGTCCCGGCGTCGTCCAAGTGGCCGAGCAGTTCCAGTCGGACCGGATGCGCCAGGGCCCGGATCTGCACCGGATCGGCGAACACTTGCTCGCCGGGCGCTCCGGGGGTTGCCGCGTGCTGTCGAGGGCCGGGTTCGGCCGGGTCCGGG
This genomic stretch from Arthrobacter sp. zg-Y1110 harbors:
- a CDS encoding HRDC domain-containing protein, with protein sequence MTAHIPGTTENQSSTTPASAGEQPEPQPIPVLEMPRDGVPLVIDSQRGLERAAAALAAGTGPAGVDAERASGFRYGQRAFLVQIRREGAGTWLIDPEAFNDLRIINEALSGVEWILHAATQDLPCLSALGMWPDKLFDTELAARLAGLPRVGLAAVIETLLGFSLAKEHSAADWSTRPLPEPWLRYAALDVEVLAELRLELIRVLEEAGKLELAEEEFEAIRTAPPAPPRVDPWRRTSGMHQLRDRRQLAAVRELWTEREHLAELRDTAPGRLIPDSAIVAAARAMPTTVPQLLKTPGFHGRAAQKEAPRWLRCISAARSTADLPPLHIPTHAPPPPRVWAKNDPAAAARLQTAKPRLTALAEKLNLPLENLLTPDHLRRLAWRPPAEINLETVGAALRELGAREWQIEQTAAVLTVAFLDPDPLEEKPAEDKSAGHRGR
- a CDS encoding MFS transporter, with amino-acid sequence MTTTPPAVGTNRDVLRVPGFRRLAFAWVFSNFGDSVLFLTAAIWVKQLTGSDAAAGLVFAALGLPALLAPFTGRLADRYRRRPLLIINNLGAGVVVLALLAVRGVDTVWLVYAVIFVYAISSYITAAAQSGLLRDLLDTRLLAPANGILSSIDQGLRIVSPLAGAGMLALWGMHTVVLLASACFLVAALILATLKLAETVTVRDAGETFWQSTTAGVRSMARHRLLGRALLTLGIAMGATGILNVTVFATVEQGLGKPPEFLSVLLGAQGVMAVLGGLTASLVIRRFGIRRCMVFGVALLAGGVLTTALAFLPLVMAGVAAVGTGASWMIIAFVTLRQEETPPGMQGRTAAVTQVMTNLPQVGASMLAAVLIGILPYQVLVTAMAAVCLLAGVPLLSRHAHPAGNAGDGDDGGTDTPVRVPDTGRVE
- a CDS encoding low specificity L-threonine aldolase; the protein is MTDILPLHDTAIKAFASDNYSGVHPEILAALTAANQGHQVAYGEDVYTAKLREVLTDQFGNHIRAFPVFNGTGANVTALQSLLPRWGAVICPTTAHINVDENGAPERIGGMKLLGIPTDDGKLTPELIDREAWGWGDEHRAQPLAVSITQSTELGTLYTVEEIAAIADHIHARGMKLHMDGARLGNAAAALGVSFKEMTADAGVDILSLGGTKNGMMYGECIITFDPEASPGLDYLRKMNMQLASKMRFISAQFVTLYGTDLWHRSASHANAMASRLRAAVEQIDGVEITQPSQVNAVFAKLPAGVADRLRGDFRFYDWDQSTGEVRWMCTFDTSEDDVDAFAAAIAREVAADPAPLAAR
- a CDS encoding SDR family oxidoreductase, whose product is MSTEPGTAAAAPLKGRTVLVAGAGSPSGTAVCEALEAGGAKVVAVGRDAARLENTLFHLYDADLRTCDLSDAGEVAALAADMQDIYGGIDGLIHLVGGWRAGTGIGSQSEQDWDFLETNILRTLRNVSRSFYDQLEASPGGRLAIVSSTAVESPTAAGAGYAAAKAAAEAWVRAIAAGFRGAQSGRKDNPEPQRAAAVVFVVKALVDSAERAAAPDRRFPGYTDVADLAAAVVRLFQQDAAEVNGQRIRLVPST
- a CDS encoding helix-turn-helix domain-containing protein, coding for MTQTPDPAEPGPRQHAATPGAPGEQVFADPVQIRALAHPVRLELLGHLDDAGTATATQCAAAIGESVASCSYHLRILARHGFIEQVQQAGREKPWKTVALHRSHVIDPEAPGSVHAVSAVAAIEVDRQLARIQSWLRRSPALPPEDLEVSTVHEARTYATHEEILQLREDLWQLARRFEGRWENPVQRPEGAVPVRLFSVLNVDPGPE
- a CDS encoding DUF3000 domain-containing protein, with amino-acid sequence MGDLSQVPPDFLTALGALRRAACRAELKLEEIPAPTRLAPYAVSLGAEVLAPGPVGPGSLHGPAAPPVPDQLELATGRFILLHDPAGSPVWNGTFRIVTYIRAELEPDMGNDQLLGSVAWTWLVEALEQHNARYSMAGGTATRVLSESYGTLERRDDSIDIELRASWTPADADVQSHLEAWSDMVCTFAGLPPLPDGVTPLPGRRRS
- a CDS encoding DUF6421 family protein — its product is MSSPVFPSLSRPVFAAVTSDVRPEESEAWKALKAAATALQPLQNKNGSVDPEHHGQAVELIGTIAAAVTALAPAFPHDAGYLRLVVEDFERWVDGGLDKEPDFLDSLMAFAPQRDRVNGLSHLVVFPMYTQNGSTNRLVEAVLIEVIWPEFVAELEAGEYSNGLFVPIRFLDFTPGYDTNSAVLFPETVAVRETPAFTWGAIFADREAARFRKVLAAAADITSLQLPAEAAELLNNQQLTEETFITWDLIHDRTHMRGDLPFDPFMIKQRMPYFLYSLEELRCDLTAFREAVKIQRNEDAPEETRRHARLVQYAVIFDRIFRFAITGSRVRNYDGLGGQLLFAWMHQNHVLHWTDGKLSIDWEEAADVVVRLGAEIEELYWRSIDRPKTAHWLAAYDLVAGTLTPNPASVWARGPQALPLDGPPRGLTDQVLDDEFPLSMFYEALSKKMAPVIESTAGITGYSTGGTPE
- a CDS encoding peptide chain release factor 3 translates to MSQQVSTPVSATATKEIVKESARRRTFAVISHPDAGKSTLTEALALHARVIGTAGATNGKENRRETVSDWMQMEKDRGISISSTALQFAYRDTVINLLDTPGHADFSEDTYRVLAAVDCAVMLVDAAKGLETQTMKLFEVCRARNLPIITVINKWDRPGLDPLALMDEITERTGLEPMPLTWAVGIAGDFRGVWDLQKDEYVHFERQNSGASLAKEEHFSPEDALAREGDAWTDSLDEAELVIDGREFDRNKFLDAKATPILFSSAALNFGVKQILDALVDLAPSASAREDKDGGLRPVEAPFSGFVFKVQAGMNKAHRDHVAFIRVCSGIFERGMVVTHSNTGKTFATKYAQHLFGREREVIDQAYPGDVVGLVNASALRVGDSLYVEEPVEYPPIPFFSPEHFRVARSQDPSRYKQFRRGIDQLEHEGIIQVLRSDRRGDQAPVLAAVGPMQFEVVEDRMTQDFNAPMRYEQLSYSLARLTTVDAVEILSNVHGAEVLVRTDGAYVAVFNDVWALRRVEKNHPEVSLTVIGTESPNSSRGY